The nucleotide sequence ctggaccctaaccaagacAAATATTAacaaactagccacaacagaaatgGCAATGGGAATGTCGATGTTATATACGATTATCAGAtcgaaagaggaacgactgggtaagatcaaaaacaaaagtcgaggacataacaacaaaaattgccaaactcaAATTGAGCTTCGCAAGATATCGCTAGACAAGGTAGACGACTAAAATGGAAAGTGTAGATGACATCAAAAAAAGAGCCGGGACAAATTGGAAGTATGTGGCTCAGGATAAAGATccatggaaggagttgggagaggcctatatCCAAAAATGGACAACAGAAGGCTAAGAAGTTATCAGAATTTAGCAAAAAAGATGTTAACGGCTGTTTTTAAAAGATGACAGTTTGTTGGCATAAAACTCCAACTCCAAAGCTTGAAGGATCAAGTTTTTTTCGTTAGAGTGGGTGCTTTTAAAAGGTTgcaaaatagaataaaaaaaaccACTTACCCATGAGTTTCCCGCATTAGCATCTTATAGTTCTCCAAAATGACTTTTTCTTTGACGGAATTTTCACGAGCGAAACTCTCTGTTAACACCAAAGCATCAGCCATAGTTTTCGTATCAGACACACTTATAGGTTCCCCATTTAAAAACGCACCTTTTCCTTTCCTGGCCGAGAAGAATTGCTCCAAATGGGGATTATAAATGATACCAATCTCAGGTTCTTTGTTGACAAACAAAGCTATTGAAATACAGGAATGGGGAAATGAATGGACAAAGTTCATGGTTCCGTCTATTGGATCTACGATCCAGGTTGGTGCGTCGGTGAGAGTACATTCTGCTCCTTCAAACGTTGACTCCTCTCCAATAATTTTGTGGTGGGGATATTCTTTATTAACGGTGCTGATGAGAAGCTTCTCTATGTGTTTGTCTGTTTCGGTTACTAAGTCTGTTCTGTTTAGTTTGCTGGTAGTGGATTTGTTCCTTACTAAAGCAGTTTCTTTGATTatctaaaatgtataaatataacCATCAGTTATAGACCGATTAAAACTGGAGTAAAAATAAATGCTGAAGTAAAATAAAGGGTGATTcgtttagaggtacttttttaaaaaagaaaaaacaatgaaaaaaatgaattttatttgaaaatctttatAGTCGTAAGAGAGAACCATTCTTTACAATTACTTATAATAATAtaaagataatttctttcaaatgttTGCCATGACTGCGGTCAAGATGGTCCATTCTGAAGTTCTAATTCTCGATGACGCGTTCGAGCTtttcgattggtatttgaccaGTGACTCGAGTAAGGGAAAGTGGGGGAATGGTGCGCACTTAAGCAAAAATCGGTTCTGTTGGTAAATTCTTTTAATCTATCATAACATCCAGTACGTTAGAGTAAGCCCTTACTATTCTACTTTGCATATGTAAAATAAGTTTtactttaattataaattaaaaattaatgtaataaaaacacttctttcaaaagtataaaaatattatgAAGAAATAAGAATTGTATGGTATACTTAAATGTCATATTTTTAACGTAAACAAAAGTTGCATTTATAATTTTCTGGGGTACCTATTTACAGCTGTACATTCTGCGTGATTCCCCGAGGCACATAACACACTTGTATATCATAATCCTTTTTTTCCCTCTTTCCCCACAAATAGAGCATGTCTCGTTACGTGCAGTTGGTTTTTCTAATGGTGGTGGAATGAATCTTCATTCAACATCATCTAATTCGTCTTCATCGATAATATCTGACAAATAACCGTCTGTTACATCAGACGACTCAGGTGTTAGCTCTTTCTCCACtgtcttctttttttgtttgcctttttttgtttttccttttCTCTGCCTGGCGAGATATCTGGCAATTCTTTATCAAAACATCTTCAGCAGTTGCCTTTCTTGCTGTTTTCTGTTCCTCCTTTCTCTTAAAATTCTCGTCCATTAATCATCTCTTTTCATGGGCTTCCTCCAATTTTGTCTTCATTGGTGTGCTTGTAATTGTTGTCTTAATGTTATATCAGGACTCCTTTTTGTAAACCCATAAAGCGAACTAGCTAACTTCTTctctttattaaaattatttaggaTATTATTTTCTTCAACATACCTGAATACCAATCATCTAAGTTCTTTATGTTAAGCCATAATGTAGATATGTAGATTTACTAGAGTAGGTTCGTGGCATCTGGCaataaaaatggtaatttttatatttaccatttcaTTGTTTGTGGGGTAATCGTGCGCACTCCTGCGCACTATTACCCCTTTGTGCCCTTAATACTAATCATCATCACAAACGGAAAACTACTGAACCATATCAACCAACAGATGCACCAAAATACACGTTAAACAACATGATTTAAATCAATAATAAGTCCAAAGCATTTAAATAAAGCCTAAGGACTTACTATCCTATTTTTTGGAGCAGAAAGACTAGAAGAATTCTTGCAATTTTCAATATTCGGATCTAACTTAGTCCACGTGCAATGGTCGACTGAAGATAATGGCGTAAACCGTTCATGAGATCGGTTGAAAGGTGTAGGACTGGTTGAGTTCGTAAAATCTTCCACGGAATTTGAAATACAATGCAGCGCACGATTACCCGCCGCGCACCATTCCCCCACTTTTCCTTAATACTGGCCTCCAATGCCTCAATCGTAGCCGGTTTATTTATTTAGACTTTGGACTTGAGGTAGCCCCAGAGGAAAACGACTAGACGTGTGATGTCACAGGATATAGGCGGCCAAGTCACTGGTCCGAAACGTGAAATAAATTGCTCACCGAACCGTTTTCTCAGTAAAGCCATGCTTTCACGGGATATATGACAGTTGACGCCGTATTTTTGGAACCAAATGTCACTTAAACTACGAACTTCAATTTATGGTACCAAATAGTCCGTTATCATGGCGCGATAATGGTCTCCATTCACAGTAACATTCTGGCCGGTCCAAGACATGGACCGACGATGACACCGGCTCATAAACCACACCAAACAGTGGTTTTTTCTGAATGTATTGGCAACTCTTGAACTTCTTTGGGTTGCTCATCAACCCAAATACGGGTTATTTTGTTTATTCACGTCCTCATTAAGCCAAAAACGGGCCTCatcggaaaatattttttttgctctAAGCGCACGAAACACATTCCTCATTGAACGCCTATTTTCGTAATACAGCTAAATAATTTCTAGACGTTGTGCCCAGTTAAGTCTTTCTAGgatgaaatgtcaaacaatactgaATAAGAAAGCAGCTTTAGGTGATACCATTCATGCACGATCTCCCAACAAATCCTCAccaaaaaaagtacctctaaatgaatcaccctttagtTACTTCCACCATACCAGTCATACTTTAGGCTAGGTATACCAGATGtgtttgtttttgcttcattctacattttcttttagTTTCTTTTCATATACTTTATTTTCATTTGTTGATTCCATGAGTTCCTGGGATCTCATGAGCTGTTTTTTCAGTACCTTCATGTTTTCAAATTCTTTAGTTCATCATTTATATGTGGTAGATTGTTGTTTCAAATATTGATTTAAGCGCCTTTAGGAAGGATCAAGGGTACAAGGAAATGGATCCTGAGGAACGACAAAGAGGGCTTAAAATAATCAAAACAAAAACCAAGTAGGTACGTGACCGCCAAAAGAATACCTGACAATGAAAATATCGTAACAGATAACTATACCCTCGAACGTGTGGATTCCTTGACATATCTGGATACAGAAATCAATCAAAAGAATAccgtaagtagcgaaattaatgcaaGTATTTTCAGTGGGATGCTACTCAaggattgatgacatcgaaattattagacaaaagaacaaaaatgactatctacagaacattaaTTTGATCCGTAGTAACCTATATGATGATTGTGAGGTCTGGGTACCTAATGACGAAAAAAATATTAAGCGCATGCTATTGCATGCTATGACATTTgagagaaaaatactgagaaaagtatacgGCCCggagcaagaggaagacggcacatgaaaaataatggaaaacttGATGCGTTGAATGAAGGGCACGATATTGTAAGATTGGTTAAAAGGTAGAGATTGTCAGGGCCGAGAGATGCCCAGAGACAAGAtgatacaaaattaataaataaaataaaaatccagggttatgatgccaacaAGAATAATGTAATTCCTTGTAATTTAATTCCTTGAGTTAAAACTTCTTACTTTTTGGAACTTTGACTTTTACCACGATGATCTATCTATCGTCTGCTTTATTAATAATTTCTTTCCTATAATCTTTGACTAAGTACCTACTACATTATATGAATTTGACTGTACCCATAGGCGCCGTTACCCATGAGCAGGGGGGAGCGTGCCCCCTATCTTTTCGTTTGCTTTAAgctatacagtcgaacccgcttattagaatccctgttataggaatatcccggtttatggaatataaattcgagttcccgaaacgtttccatttactccttaataaatttatccttttattggaataggttctaattagataataccgcttattagcatattttgcaggtcaacgaatattttttttacaatttactaaaaatttaaattatgtttggtattatggtcagtcgtcaagggcctgtagtgctggattagatattattagggtaataaatatttattactttgttacgagtacctaccaattcgatctttagccgaaaaatgcatgggtcataaagtaatttttatttgtctacacaaaggcactgttgcctgctataaaattgttagaagcagtttatttagaattcacccagagagtatttacctacttgtttgcaagatgtaaattatggctttgttaaattcatccatttcttgccgccaataaaagttacattcaaccaatggattaaggatgaccacacggattaacaacgaaaaagctataattaccgataatttctcaagaaaaaataaataattttgttatatgcattttaataagaaaatatttacatatctacatattgcatacattttatattaattacctactgctactgtattcattcacatacataatataatgtaatttggtatttaacacatacatagataagtagttgacgtaaaaagacctaaaaacatttacatatactgattatgtaggtatatatatgatatacatattggcatagtatgtaaaactacatattggcatagtatgtaaaactacacattggcatagtatgtaaataatattattacgtatattcggtacacttatttcgactagccaccaatgatcggttattagaatatcccggttataagaatatttttgcctggtacaaaggctatgccaataagcgggttcgactgtaatataTTGTTATCCATAGTGttcaaaatgtaatgtgcaaaatcttcacgtctgcctccccctgaaaatttttatataggCGCCTATGACTGTACCTAGTCCCTATTTAGCAGAGACAATTTCTTACAATAGATGCCTCTTTTTggttatacagtcgaacccgtttattagaataccggttaaaggaatatcccggtttagggaataaaaatttgaggtcccaaaacgtttgTACTATGCacatatgatcggttattagaatatccctgttataggaatacttttgcttggcacgaaggctattccaataagcgggtttgactgtattctGTATGGATTTTAAGAAAAATGATACTTACTGCCCCCAATCGTTTTGCCAAAGCAACAGCCGTTTCATAATACTGATCCAATTCTTCTGCTGACATACTGACGTATACCTATCTATTTTACCACGTATTACAACTGTTAAATATTCTTTAAACTATAGCTATTATTTCtatgtaatttcaaaattaaaacaaatacgCGATATCTAAATTCATCATTCAACAAAACTGTCTTACTTATCTGATTTTTATATTTAGTACATGTAAAATATGTACAACACTGTAAGTAGATAAAAATGATGAAGGTATTTAGCGATTTGATTCAACTCGTACTAAACTGACGGTCTCTATACCGGATGGAAAGTTACAGGGTTATGCGAAACGACTACCATTACCATGCGACAGGACAGCAGCTGCATGCTTCATTCTTTGGAAAGTTTATTATACATAGTTACAGTGGCGTAGCTAAcatgggtgacacccggggcggtaattGATGGTGTCACTCCAAATCAAAAAAATAAAGATTGGTAAAATCAACGAAATTCCGATAAACGTATattttgaataatgaaaaaattaagaatcataGTTAATAAGCTGACGTTATTTAGCCTTGTTGGCGCAATTACTACCCGCAAgtaattattgattaattttagCTTACTAAAACTTCTCACACATGAAACAACCGATATACAAGTGGTcatatacaattttaatgtgACCACTAAGTTTGGGAGGGATTCCATGAAATCCCATTCCAcattgaatttttaaaaaatctacaGCTAATCATTGCTAATTTCAACTGCTCACTGTTCGTGAAAATCAAAGTGTGTGTCTGCACAACCTCGAACAATGAAGCCACATCATGAATGGACTTTGAACTGGTTACAAGTTCAAAATTAAATAGGTCAAAATATTCCATCATATCCTTTTGAAGTTCGGCTCGAAATGTGATTCCTGAATTCGTTTTTCGGTAGGAAGGCCGTCGTCCTCATATTTTCGTGGCGATATCTATTGCTTCAGCTATACTTGGCTATACTATGAccacgtttttcttcaatataaagtGCACCTATTTCGGTCGCTGATTGATCAACAGTTATGCCTTTACTTTGCAATTTAATCTGACAAAAATTTATATCTCAGTACATCACTCCAaaagaaaatataacaaataaatgtaGAATTACACACATCGGGCATATGGTTATGTGCAGCACCTCTGGTGTCTAAAATTTTCTTATTGATGATATAATTGTTCAATTGCAGCAACAAAACTATCAAAATGTTCTGCCCATACTTTAACTGCGGCATAGTGAGCACTTCAACGAATTGTGGAAAGTCGTTTAACATATGCTTTGCTGTGTTTAATAAGCACTTCCCAGCAGCTAGTGGTAGCAGAAAAAAAATTGCCTCTACAGTTCCAAAAAATATTACACAAGATGTATTTTGTGCAAAAGAGTGCTGGCCACATAAATTCACATCCAACGAAAATGGCCTTTTTTTGGTTTAATAATAGCTTTTAATCATCCATGTCCCCCGCTCATACCAGCTGCATTATCGTATCCCTGTGAACGGCACTTCATAATTATCTAAACCATGAATTTCAAGCTTCTTGAGAGTTTCGTTACTTAGATCAGCTGCTTTTTCCTTTTTAACGGAAAAAATCCAAGAAATGCCTTTTTGACCTTGACTTTTCACGGTTTCGCGTGTTCATATattaatatcaaattttattttgagtgtaaagtGAGTAAAGTTACAAATTAACAATTCATTCTTTTGTGATCGGGTCTCTCGGGTGTCACCCCAGAACGGGCGACACCCGGGGCGAACTGCCCCCtccgccccaccctagctacgccactgcatAGTTACAGTGACATACTGTATTAATGTTAGGTCAAGTGGGGTCAAGTAGGTTGCATGCGAAGGTTAAGTGAGCAAATTCTAGTATGTGCACAAAAACTGTTGCAGTTTTTTAATGTTTGTAATTCTGAAGGAAATATTTAATCCTTGATTTGATATTTCAACAGTAATGCATATTATGTTGCGTCATCTATCGTTGTAaccgttatacagggtgtcccgaaaagattggtcataaattataccacagattctgcggtcaaaaataggttgattgaacctcacttacctatataatagtgcacacaaaaaaagttacagccctttgaagttacaaaatgagaatcgttttattttcatatatcgaaaactcttatcGAGTCGTTATCTAATCTATATcgagattttttattggaaatggaaatgtggcattctcatggcagcaatatcttgaaaaaaaattaaagtgaaatttatgaaccccataaaagttttaagggggttttgttaccttaaaccccccaaacttttgtgtacgttccaattaaattattattgtggcaccattagttaaatacaatgtttctaaaactttttttgcctccctagtactttttcgataagccagcgtttatcgagatattttgaatatttgtcgaatccgccacatatttgtatatggttaagtacgattatagaaatctgttaataatctaaaaatttatttataatttatatttttaggtatattttgaaaaagaaggtGACTTAATAAATTtgatctcgataaaaggtgacttataaaaaaaagactaagaggcaaaaaagttttaaaaacactgtgtttaactaatggtaccgcaataatagtttaattggaacgtacacaaacatttggggtgtTCAAAGGAATAAAACCTccatcaaatttttatgtaaacatattaaaaaagcaggcgcatctcgataaaaattggcttattgaaaaaatactagggtacaaaaaagttttaaaaacgttgtgtttacctaatgttaccacaataatgaattaattggaacgtacacaaaagtttggggggtttaagggaacaaaacacccataaaatttttgtggggtggacaaatttcactataattttgttttaagatgttcctgtcataagaatgatacatgtccattttcaataaaatatctccgataggtatattgaaaaaaatcgatttttgttttgtaacttcaaagggctgtaactttttttatgagctcatttgtactaaggtaagttaagttgaatcgaactattttgaccccagaatgtgtggtataatttatgaccaatcttttcgggacaccatGTATAATATCTACCTATTATTTGactttttatttagttgtcatcATGCCAAAATATTAGCAAATGTAGTAACCTATTTACTGACCTATGAAGCCAGACAAGATTCCAGATCTcattcatttaaaaatatatttttaaatctgttaaaatatatttataaattttctcCAAATAGAAGATAGACGGATGATGAGATGTGAACTCAGATCAACAATCAGCTGAAAACATTACctatcagaaaaaaataataaaatctaattagaagaattttttactaagcaacaacatttttgattaatttagtattattttgtattttgacaacgacatccgacttgggcgtcgaaacgttaataaaatctttttttttggtaaaattgtggcttatttcccattgaaaatagttaatattaaaaaaataaattgaatgaaattataacactaGTAGAAGAATAACAAGGTCACACAGAAATACAAGGAGACAAGTGCCATAGAAAGCATCGGCATAATTATGTTTCGTAGACCTTAAGAacgcatttgacagggtcaaattaaaggacgttatccatttattgtactcAAGAGTACCTCAAGGAATACTCAAAATactcgaaaatatctaccagaacaacacaagaaaagtaaaagtagaagaattCCTCACTGTAATGGTTACACCCTGTACgaacaaaaacaaaaaccaaatttGTGGTCAAGAATTTAATATT is from Diabrotica virgifera virgifera chromosome 9, PGI_DIABVI_V3a and encodes:
- the LOC114325619 gene encoding inositol monophosphatase 2; its protein translation is MSAEELDQYYETAVALAKRLGAIIKETALVRNKSTTSKLNRTDLVTETDKHIEKLLISTVNKEYPHHKIIGEESTFEGAECTLTDAPTWIVDPIDGTMNFVHSFPHSCISIALFVNKEPEIGIIYNPHLEQFFSARKGKGAFLNGEPISVSDTKTMADALVLTESFARENSVKEKVILENYKMLMRETHGPRSLGSAAMDMCMVACGAADAYYQYKLNIWDIAAGELIVKEAGGVVLDTDGSPLNRFAMRVLTANSEDVAQAIAKKLIQYDPITDQ